One Rhipicephalus microplus isolate Deutch F79 chromosome 4, USDA_Rmic, whole genome shotgun sequence genomic window carries:
- the LOC142814690 gene encoding uncharacterized protein LOC142814690 yields MAQSRTTDPDIPASTTLRSGRVLSNSPPITDGVQASTAAPHHDCSEAISRGFSLFAQELKTSGFGCASFGSFNENEIPYFQGFKDDPTNWVSVINSVALKYSWSDTIKKSVAEGRLRGSAQAWHRFQGSTYATWQTWSAALISAFAPLPSAYDDRFMTMRSRRQGATEDVATYIYDKLDLLQACDIQWTSSAARQYIIDGIHDSTHAAVLSAYNHPVHISTFVRQAMELQDTSHRRAAAVGPKESASPRRGCYTCGRIGHGYKSCPQSQPQAMQYQSRPLPTLKVRVDGIGELTALVDTGAQRTALLRRHASEPLQPWTEPPLRGLGGDVLPVGALNLQLNTEAGSKFLSSVPVFDDLPTDMVLGADYLLSGEVRLTVEGSTVNLHPVAPSVPPAQSQGVDQLQRGRV; encoded by the exons atggcgcagtcgcgaactactgaccccgatatccctgcgtccactacacttcgaagtggacgagtgctctcgaactccccaccgatcacggacggcgtccaagcctccacggcggcaccgcatcatgactgcagcgaggccatttctcgaggcttctctctgttcgcccaagagctcaagacatccgggtttggctgcgcctcttttggatcgttcaacgagaacgaaattccatattttcagggattcaaggatgaccctaccaactgggtaagcgtgataaactcggttgcccttaaatactcgtggagcgacacgattaagaagtcggtcgctgaaggacgtttgcgaggatctgcccaagcgtggcatcgtttccaaggcagtacatacgctacatggcaaacatggagcgcggccctgatatccgcgtttgcgccgcttccgagcgcttacgacgaccgtttcatgaccatgcggtcacgccggcaaggtgcaaccgaggacgtcgcgacttacatctacgacaagctggaccttttacaagcttgcgatatacagtggacctcctccgcagccaggcagtacatcatcgacgggatccatgactcgacgcacgcagccgtcttgtccgcctacaaccacccagtccacatctccactttcgtacgccaggcaatggagttgcaggacacgtctcatcgccgggcggctgcagttggcccaaaggagtcagcttcaccgagacgcggatgctatacgtgtggccgcatcgggcatgggtataaaagctgcccacaaagtcaacctcaagcgatgcaatatcaatcacgcccacttccaaccctcaaggtccgcgtcgacggcatcggagaactgacagctctcgttgataccggagctcaacgtacggcgttgcttcgccgccacgcctccgaacctctccagccttggactgagccaccactgcggggtctcggtggcgacgtactaccggtcggtgccctaaacctgcaactcaacaccgaggccggcagcaagtttttgtcctcggtgcccgtcttcgacgacctgcccacagacatggttttaggggccgactacctgctctccggggaagtgcgcctcacggtggaaggaagtaccgtcaacctccatcctgtggctccaagtgtgcctccggcgcaatcccaag gagtagaccagctgcagcgtggccgagtgtaa